A single genomic interval of Salinarchaeum sp. IM2453 harbors:
- a CDS encoding MBL fold metallo-hydrolase: protein MVDNLAQGVTSFTSNVFFVPGEEPALVDVGANFDIVKQLQERSVPEKIVITHTHPDHVRNLSDVQSEFDIDTYGFDGSYNGINHEIKDGQTITLGDHTYEVAHTPGHKNDHVCLYASQPGILFGGDLVFQNGSFGRTDLEEGDRSLLIESINRIAKLVEGSLSELHPGHGPSISNEPYDHITLAGQMAQQR, encoded by the coding sequence ATGGTCGACAATCTTGCGCAGGGGGTTACTTCATTTACCAGCAATGTCTTTTTCGTGCCAGGAGAAGAGCCAGCTCTTGTTGACGTTGGAGCAAATTTTGATATAGTAAAGCAACTTCAGGAGCGATCCGTCCCGGAAAAGATTGTCATAACACATACACATCCGGATCACGTCAGAAACCTGTCTGATGTTCAGTCTGAGTTTGATATCGACACGTACGGTTTCGACGGGTCGTATAACGGGATTAACCACGAAATTAAAGATGGACAGACGATTACGCTTGGTGACCACACATACGAAGTAGCCCATACACCAGGGCACAAGAATGACCACGTATGTTTGTATGCGTCACAGCCAGGAATCCTATTCGGCGGCGACTTAGTGTTCCAGAATGGAAGTTTCGGGCGTACAGATTTAGAGGAGGGAGACCGAAGTCTGCTTATTGAGTCAATCAACAGAATAGCAAAGCTTGTAGAGGGGAGTTTATCGGAATTACATCCCGGTCACGGGCCAAGTATCTCAAACGAACCATATGATCACATCACGCTAGCCGGACAGATGGCACAACAGCGATAA
- a CDS encoding DUF5827 family protein, whose product MPTPKDEFDSIYPCNFYTPEELLEPDQMYTVYEIARLLQGLGPDEALEPDTEDVLLDWAIPWIVFHSEKLVIAEPRGDEEPGYYGLKTDD is encoded by the coding sequence ATGCCTACTCCCAAAGATGAGTTTGACTCGATTTATCCCTGCAACTTCTACACGCCAGAAGAACTTCTCGAGCCAGATCAGATGTACACCGTTTACGAGATTGCTCGGCTCCTGCAAGGATTAGGTCCTGATGAAGCGCTTGAACCAGATACTGAGGACGTCCTACTGGATTGGGCGATTCCGTGGATCGTATTTCACTCTGAAAAGTTGGTAATTGCTGAGCCACGTGGTGACGAAGAGCCAGGATACTACGGACTCAAAACTGACGATTAA
- the engB gene encoding GTP-binding protein EngB: MFESRPNRSHEVVLAGRSNVGKSTLMREITGHDVTTGRRPGVTQSPSHYDWAGDDFMITDLPGFGFMEGVPEERQEKIKTNIVQYIEEYADQILVGVIVLDGNSAVEIIDRHTERGDIPHDVELFGFFRDVGVPTVVAVNKMDKVDDKDAELNAIAERLGLHPPWKQWQDVIAPITAKRGSIEPLNEAIRQHLKQQKRDDLLKHF, translated from the coding sequence ATGTTTGAATCACGTCCAAACCGATCCCATGAAGTTGTTCTTGCAGGCCGATCGAACGTTGGCAAATCAACATTGATGCGAGAGATTACGGGACACGATGTAACGACGGGACGCCGACCAGGAGTAACTCAATCTCCATCGCACTATGATTGGGCAGGAGATGATTTTATGATTACAGATTTACCTGGGTTTGGCTTTATGGAAGGCGTTCCGGAGGAGCGACAAGAGAAAATCAAGACAAATATTGTCCAATACATTGAGGAATACGCTGATCAAATTCTTGTTGGAGTAATTGTACTAGATGGAAACAGTGCCGTGGAGATTATTGATCGACATACTGAAAGAGGGGATATTCCACATGATGTTGAGTTATTTGGGTTTTTCAGAGATGTAGGAGTGCCAACGGTTGTAGCGGTGAACAAAATGGATAAGGTCGATGACAAAGATGCGGAGCTAAATGCAATTGCTGAACGACTGGGATTACATCCACCGTGGAAACAATGGCAAGACGTTATCGCTCCGATCACGGCCAAACGCGGGTCAATTGAACCATTGAACGAAGCAATCCGGCAGCATCTCAAACAACAGAAGCGTGACGATTTGCTCAAACACTTTTAG
- a CDS encoding DUF1611 domain-containing protein produces MRVAILAHEQFPDRAKTALGVLRYSSYDVRAVLDREQAGNRVHDFVPDVQDAPIVENMAEAPDVDALIIGIAPIGGGFDPSWRSDVTTALRNGCDIVSGLHYFLSEDDQFSDLASEYGCELRDVRQPPEDLTVAEGIAGDFDVHTILTVGTDCSVGKMTSTMEIAEALDSNGHDVGVIPTGQTGIMIEGWGISVDRVISDFTNGAVERMIKQKADEHDVLVVEGQGTIVHPAYSAVTCGILHGAMPDSLVLCHDADRETIHGYDQFSLPELETYVDLYESLAEQVNSADVVAGMLNTHGMESDDQARQAVDAYSDTIGVPATDPVRFSAEEIVEALIH; encoded by the coding sequence ATGCGTGTCGCGATCTTAGCTCATGAACAGTTCCCGGATCGCGCCAAGACTGCACTTGGTGTTCTTCGTTACAGCTCATACGATGTTCGAGCTGTTCTTGACCGAGAGCAGGCTGGTAACCGTGTTCATGACTTTGTGCCAGATGTGCAGGATGCACCAATTGTTGAAAATATGGCTGAAGCCCCTGATGTCGATGCCTTGATCATTGGCATTGCTCCGATTGGTGGTGGATTTGATCCAAGCTGGCGATCAGATGTTACCACTGCGCTTCGAAATGGGTGCGATATTGTCTCCGGTTTACACTACTTTTTGTCTGAAGATGATCAGTTCTCGGACCTGGCTTCAGAGTACGGCTGCGAACTCCGTGACGTTCGACAGCCTCCAGAAGATCTGACCGTTGCTGAGGGCATTGCCGGTGATTTTGATGTTCACACGATTCTTACTGTAGGTACCGATTGCTCCGTGGGGAAGATGACATCAACCATGGAAATCGCTGAGGCTCTTGATTCAAACGGCCACGATGTTGGTGTTATTCCGACCGGACAAACCGGTATCATGATCGAAGGGTGGGGTATCTCGGTCGACCGAGTTATTAGCGACTTCACCAACGGTGCCGTTGAACGGATGATCAAGCAGAAAGCTGATGAACATGATGTGTTGGTTGTTGAAGGCCAAGGTACCATTGTACACCCTGCATACTCGGCAGTAACATGTGGAATCTTGCATGGAGCAATGCCAGACTCGCTTGTTCTCTGTCACGATGCTGATCGTGAAACTATCCACGGATATGATCAGTTTTCGCTCCCTGAGCTGGAAACCTATGTTGACCTATATGAGTCACTTGCTGAGCAAGTCAACTCAGCAGATGTCGTTGCAGGCATGTTAAACACTCATGGGATGGAATCTGATGACCAAGCACGACAGGCCGTTGACGCATACAGTGATACGATTGGTGTCCCAGCAACGGACCCTGTTCGGTTTAGCGCTGAAGAGATCGTTGAGGCGCTAATCCATTGA
- a CDS encoding dipeptide epimerase, which translates to MVLNTDFTQHELQLDRPFQISRGTLESTSVTTVRISDGTHTGIGGAAPDSYYGETSETVQSLLPKLLDCVDEIDDIHRLEEVEQTLNAAVRNNPAAKAAISIAAHDLVCKQLDVPLYRYWGLSPEQAVPTSYTIGIDSPSAMAEQAAEAVKKGFPILKVKLGTDQDKEIIRAIRDVAPDVRIRVDANEGWTPTEAINMSRFLTQHDIEFLEQPVPSDHPQALQTVYEHVSIPIAADESCRTLSDIPQIADACDIANLKLMKCGGLREAIRMIHTARAHGLEVMLGCMIESNASIAAACHLTPLLDYADLDGSLLLEDDLYDGIPIDRGHIQLAEHEYPGTGAIKN; encoded by the coding sequence ATGGTTCTTAACACCGACTTTACACAGCACGAATTACAACTTGATCGTCCATTTCAAATTTCTCGAGGAACGCTAGAATCAACATCTGTTACTACCGTGCGCATCTCCGATGGAACACACACGGGAATTGGCGGAGCGGCTCCTGATTCATACTATGGGGAGACATCTGAAACTGTTCAAAGCTTACTTCCAAAACTTCTAGATTGTGTCGATGAGATTGACGACATTCATCGTCTTGAAGAAGTTGAACAAACGCTCAACGCAGCCGTCCGGAATAACCCAGCAGCCAAAGCTGCAATTAGCATCGCTGCACATGACCTTGTCTGCAAACAACTTGATGTGCCTCTTTACAGATACTGGGGATTAAGCCCCGAACAGGCTGTCCCAACTTCATACACAATCGGCATTGACAGTCCATCTGCAATGGCTGAACAGGCCGCAGAGGCTGTAAAGAAGGGTTTTCCCATTCTAAAGGTTAAGCTGGGGACCGACCAAGATAAAGAAATTATCCGAGCAATTAGAGACGTTGCCCCAGATGTACGGATTCGTGTAGATGCCAACGAGGGATGGACGCCTACGGAAGCTATCAATATGAGCAGATTCCTCACTCAGCATGACATTGAATTTCTTGAGCAGCCTGTTCCATCAGACCACCCCCAAGCGCTTCAAACAGTTTATGAGCATGTTTCGATCCCGATTGCAGCTGATGAATCGTGTCGTACACTCTCTGATATCCCTCAGATAGCCGATGCCTGTGATATTGCTAATCTTAAGCTCATGAAGTGTGGTGGTCTGAGAGAAGCTATTCGCATGATCCATACTGCTCGAGCACATGGATTGGAGGTCATGCTCGGATGTATGATCGAGTCAAATGCTTCAATTGCTGCTGCTTGTCATCTTACTCCATTACTTGATTACGCTGATCTTGATGGCTCATTACTTTTGGAAGATGATTTGTATGATGGAATTCCAATCGACCGCGGTCATATTCAACTAGCTGAGCATGAATATCCAGGCACTGGGGCGATAAAGAATTGA
- a CDS encoding universal stress protein, whose translation MIDTVVVATDGSESVRRCVDMSLDLADRFDADLHAVYVTGDESEDTDTVFSEVYDQSQQSIETEIRYGEPADEITTFATEIDADIVAMGTRGRHGEHRFLLGSVAEQVVRTCPVPVLTVRQLRSYVEDEG comes from the coding sequence ATGATTGATACTGTTGTTGTCGCGACTGATGGATCAGAGAGTGTTCGCCGCTGTGTTGACATGTCATTAGACCTTGCAGATCGTTTTGATGCTGACTTGCATGCTGTATACGTTACCGGAGACGAGTCAGAAGACACAGACACAGTGTTTTCGGAGGTCTATGATCAGTCTCAGCAGTCCATAGAGACTGAGATTCGGTATGGAGAACCAGCAGATGAGATTACCACCTTTGCGACAGAGATAGATGCCGATATCGTCGCAATGGGAACAAGGGGTAGACACGGAGAACATCGTTTCTTGTTGGGAAGCGTGGCAGAACAAGTTGTCCGAACATGTCCGGTACCTGTACTGACAGTCCGGCAGTTGCGCTCATACGTTGAAGACGAGGGGTAG
- a CDS encoding type II/IV secretion system ATPase subunit, with translation MYVALFMASDRSEDIDAIDPGIERDEIVEKSDQNGFAARFAVLREQVQRASKILRGSSISADNYSPKEHRPIVSFDGIEGLEEVERYWVNAPFAFVVILYDPESNEHRYEVVEPSLTDDQFQLLEAVFEDIRDPLVYRTDLDESDPVEILRTELREQLQRYGAALDVPAFYKLFYYVYRAFRGYGKIDAVMHDPHVEDISCDGYELPLFVYHDGYTDLETNISFKQDELDKFVVRLAQRSGKHISVGDPIVGTTLPDGSRAELTLGKEVTPRGSAFTLRKYSTEPFTPVDLIKYNTFSVGQMAYLWLAIENNRSLIFAGGTASGKTTSMNAISMFIPPRSKVISIEDTPELALHHDNWLSNVTRERLHEDTDITMYDLLRSALRHRPEYIIVGEVRGQEAMTLFQAMNTGHTTYSTMHADSVQTVINRLENDPINVPRPMVASLDILCVQTLTRFDGERVRRNKTIAEIRGISQRTGELDYSPSFSWKSEDDTFQSRGSSVLSDIAENEGWSQRELLTEIRNRQKVLQYLTNKDVTDYRRFTAIINEYYADKEAVLDRIDSDIEPETEGEMLIDPG, from the coding sequence ATGTACGTAGCATTATTCATGGCCAGTGATCGTTCCGAGGATATTGACGCGATTGATCCAGGGATTGAACGAGATGAGATTGTTGAGAAGAGCGATCAGAATGGCTTTGCAGCTCGATTTGCGGTCCTACGAGAACAGGTTCAACGTGCATCTAAAATTCTGCGTGGTTCGTCGATTTCAGCTGACAACTACAGTCCAAAAGAACATCGGCCGATTGTTTCATTTGATGGGATTGAGGGATTAGAAGAGGTAGAACGGTACTGGGTTAACGCTCCGTTCGCCTTTGTTGTAATCTTGTACGATCCGGAAAGCAACGAACACAGATATGAAGTAGTCGAGCCGTCACTGACGGATGACCAGTTTCAACTATTAGAGGCAGTCTTCGAGGATATTCGTGATCCACTGGTGTACCGTACAGATCTCGACGAAAGTGATCCAGTTGAGATATTGCGAACAGAACTTCGAGAGCAATTACAGCGATATGGAGCGGCCCTCGATGTCCCTGCTTTCTACAAGCTATTCTACTATGTGTATCGTGCATTCCGTGGTTATGGGAAAATTGATGCCGTAATGCATGATCCACACGTTGAGGATATCTCCTGTGATGGATACGAGTTACCGCTGTTCGTGTATCACGATGGATACACAGATCTTGAGACAAATATTAGCTTCAAGCAGGACGAACTGGACAAGTTTGTTGTCCGGCTAGCACAGCGGTCAGGAAAGCACATATCTGTCGGTGACCCGATAGTTGGAACAACCCTGCCAGACGGGTCACGAGCCGAGTTGACTCTGGGCAAAGAAGTAACCCCTCGAGGTTCGGCATTTACACTTCGAAAGTACTCTACCGAGCCGTTCACGCCAGTTGACTTGATAAAATACAACACGTTTAGTGTCGGGCAGATGGCGTATCTATGGCTTGCAATCGAAAACAATCGGTCGCTGATTTTTGCAGGTGGAACGGCATCAGGGAAAACGACATCAATGAATGCAATTTCGATGTTCATCCCACCACGCTCAAAGGTGATCTCAATTGAGGACACCCCCGAGCTGGCACTTCATCACGACAACTGGCTTTCAAATGTCACCAGAGAACGTCTTCATGAGGACACAGATATCACGATGTACGATTTGCTCCGGTCTGCTCTTCGACACCGACCAGAATATATTATTGTCGGAGAGGTCCGGGGACAAGAAGCAATGACGCTATTTCAGGCGATGAATACGGGTCATACGACATATTCAACGATGCACGCCGATTCTGTACAAACCGTGATCAACCGGTTGGAAAATGATCCGATTAATGTCCCGCGTCCAATGGTCGCGTCACTGGATATTCTCTGTGTCCAAACATTGACGCGATTTGATGGAGAGCGAGTTCGACGAAATAAGACGATCGCAGAGATTCGGGGGATCAGTCAACGGACAGGAGAACTAGACTATTCACCGTCGTTCTCTTGGAAGAGTGAAGATGATACATTTCAGAGTCGGGGGAGCTCCGTCCTGAGCGATATAGCAGAAAATGAAGGTTGGTCCCAGCGTGAATTATTAACGGAGATCCGTAATCGGCAGAAGGTCTTACAGTACCTAACCAACAAGGACGTGACAGACTACCGGCGGTTTACGGCGATTATCAACGAATATTACGCAGACAAAGAAGCCGTACTTGATCGAATCGACTCGGATATCGAACCAGAAACAGAAGGTGAAATGCTCATAGATCCAGGATGA
- a CDS encoding type II secretion system F family protein: MYVAKAGRKKERRERLLRAAHFPTTYRMYASKTILYAVLSALIGGIVGMYIVWGVLRVFALQPSELRESLPEAFEFLVDFAGIETLPPSQLAVLFIVSSLTLGAIAGLVVYTLRWWYVKSYASARERQIEATLPQVIAFMYALSRSGMEFPQVMRILSEHQRVYGAAAEEVQVAVRHMDVFGQDTISAVRTMSGRTSSEMFNEFAENLASVLQSGRNLEEFLERQYEEFQEEAENQQDQLLTQLATLAEVYVTVFVAGVLFTITILIIIGIAGAETLIPTQVLVYLGIPLGNLAFLLYLDSIMQGFGQAREVKKPEEVVSGLRDVERTAADSRIPDGGVTTESSDPQENAKRLMLYKRLQRVKEILGNPKEVLIESPEKILYATVPLAVLVTGVRIYTAGTLNPAVIDDYLVQAALFVIGTFAVVYEIHRRRIEAIEAVIPDFLARLANVNQAGMSIIDSIDRTRRSDLGALNPEIDRLWADIKWGSTIETGLQRLEYRVHTQTVSRVVALITNAMNASGNISRVLSIAAKQAREDRLLKRERKQEMLTYLVVIYIAFGVFLMIILAFEQVLLPSLPEEGLVPDTEDGQAPIPATGIVGQVGAADIDAFSLVFVHAALIQAIANGFIAGQMSRGDLRSGALHATILLALAYITLWAVDNLGVMQGIIG; the protein is encoded by the coding sequence ATGTATGTAGCTAAAGCTGGACGGAAAAAAGAAAGACGAGAGCGACTGCTGCGTGCTGCACACTTTCCAACGACATACCGGATGTACGCATCAAAGACGATTTTATATGCTGTTCTTTCAGCGCTTATTGGTGGGATTGTTGGGATGTATATCGTCTGGGGAGTGCTCAGGGTATTTGCATTACAGCCATCGGAACTCCGTGAGTCACTTCCAGAAGCTTTCGAATTTCTTGTCGACTTCGCTGGAATTGAGACATTACCCCCATCACAGCTAGCCGTTCTTTTCATAGTCAGCTCGTTGACCCTTGGAGCAATCGCTGGACTTGTCGTTTACACGCTTCGGTGGTGGTATGTGAAGTCGTATGCGAGTGCCAGAGAGCGACAAATCGAAGCCACATTGCCACAGGTTATTGCGTTCATGTACGCCCTATCTCGAAGTGGAATGGAGTTTCCACAGGTAATGCGGATCCTTTCAGAGCACCAACGAGTCTACGGGGCAGCAGCAGAGGAGGTGCAGGTAGCAGTACGCCACATGGATGTGTTTGGACAGGACACGATCTCCGCTGTCAGGACAATGAGTGGCCGGACCTCAAGTGAGATGTTCAATGAATTTGCTGAAAACCTTGCTAGCGTACTGCAAAGCGGACGAAATCTTGAGGAGTTTCTCGAGCGCCAGTATGAAGAATTTCAAGAAGAAGCTGAAAATCAACAGGATCAGTTACTGACACAATTGGCTACGCTTGCAGAAGTGTACGTGACGGTGTTTGTGGCTGGTGTGCTGTTTACTATTACAATTCTGATCATTATTGGTATCGCAGGGGCAGAGACGCTTATTCCAACGCAGGTGCTTGTATATCTTGGTATACCACTTGGAAACCTTGCATTCCTGCTTTACTTAGATTCAATTATGCAAGGATTCGGACAGGCACGAGAAGTAAAGAAACCAGAGGAAGTTGTGTCTGGACTGCGAGATGTTGAACGAACCGCCGCTGACTCCCGAATCCCTGACGGAGGCGTAACAACTGAGTCAAGTGATCCACAGGAAAATGCGAAGCGTCTTATGCTATACAAGCGCCTGCAGCGGGTCAAGGAAATACTCGGCAATCCTAAAGAGGTACTGATCGAGTCACCTGAAAAAATTCTCTATGCAACAGTACCGCTGGCTGTGTTAGTCACAGGAGTGAGGATTTACACAGCAGGTACGCTTAATCCTGCAGTTATTGACGATTATCTTGTACAGGCAGCGCTGTTTGTGATCGGTACGTTTGCTGTAGTATACGAAATCCACCGGAGGCGGATTGAAGCTATTGAAGCGGTAATCCCAGACTTCCTCGCACGGCTAGCAAATGTGAACCAAGCTGGAATGTCAATAATCGATAGTATTGACCGAACCCGACGAAGTGATCTTGGGGCATTGAATCCAGAGATTGACAGACTTTGGGCAGATATCAAATGGGGATCAACTATTGAGACTGGCCTACAACGATTGGAATATCGAGTACACACGCAAACCGTCTCAAGAGTTGTAGCATTGATCACAAACGCAATGAACGCAAGTGGCAACATCTCGCGGGTGCTCTCGATTGCAGCAAAGCAAGCGCGGGAAGACCGACTTCTCAAACGGGAACGGAAACAAGAGATGCTCACGTATCTGGTCGTTATCTACATTGCATTTGGAGTGTTTCTGATGATCATCCTCGCGTTCGAACAGGTGCTTCTACCAAGCCTGCCGGAAGAAGGGCTAGTTCCAGATACGGAGGATGGACAAGCTCCTATTCCGGCAACCGGAATCGTTGGACAAGTCGGGGCAGCGGACATAGATGCATTTTCACTGGTATTCGTACACGCAGCATTGATTCAGGCGATTGCAAATGGATTTATCGCCGGACAGATGAGTCGAGGAGACCTTCGGTCTGGGGCGTTGCACGCGACGATCCTGCTTGCATTAGCATATATTACTCTATGGGCAGTTGATAATCTGGGAGTAATGCAGGGAATAATAGGATAG
- a CDS encoding Htur_1727 family rSAM-partnered candidate RiPP gives MVKKARRGRISDDPGSGDVPSWEVFIRDTEDDPVEHVGQVTAQTADEAHEEVSRLFAWFADDVWICPANEIVHYSTAAADETESTPEDGSEHRTHEL, from the coding sequence ATGGTCAAGAAAGCTCGTCGTGGTCGTATCTCTGACGACCCAGGATCTGGTGATGTCCCAAGTTGGGAAGTATTTATTCGTGACACTGAGGATGATCCTGTCGAACACGTCGGACAGGTTACTGCACAGACAGCGGATGAAGCTCACGAAGAAGTTTCTCGACTCTTTGCGTGGTTCGCTGACGATGTGTGGATTTGCCCTGCTAATGAGATAGTCCATTACTCTACTGCGGCTGCCGATGAAACTGAATCAACGCCAGAAGATGGATCTGAACACCGTACCCACGAGCTATAG
- a CDS encoding ZIP family metal transporter, which translates to MNEESVLHDRLPDWLLLLGPFLVLGALLAGVYLTSPFGDIEEMADAGMLTILWMLTYIGAIAGIVPVLIGMLWYPYLRRLGDVWIHAVLALSVGVLTFAGVEMTEGILDNAAEAANPFGEALGIAGVPITGLIVGILGTGVAFGVLMYVSRWRYNKISADGNISGIHVAYLVAIGLGLHSIGEGLAIGTAFIQGEERLVMLLVIAFLLDNITEGPTIVAAVASDTEQPPLSKFLLMGAIAGGPVIIGGWIGGFAESALLAALFFGLGLGAIIQVIYEVLKFIGVQKGSSVRAAITQMNIIAFVVGFLIMVVIDEIIIDMFLL; encoded by the coding sequence ATGAATGAAGAAAGTGTCCTGCACGATCGACTTCCAGACTGGTTGTTACTTCTTGGCCCATTTCTAGTGTTAGGTGCGCTGTTAGCTGGTGTGTACCTTACTTCCCCATTCGGAGACATCGAAGAAATGGCAGATGCGGGTATGTTGACAATTCTTTGGATGCTGACATACATCGGGGCCATTGCGGGGATAGTGCCTGTACTAATCGGGATGCTCTGGTATCCGTATCTCCGTCGGTTGGGTGATGTTTGGATCCACGCAGTTCTGGCACTATCAGTAGGAGTACTTACATTTGCTGGGGTTGAGATGACAGAGGGAATACTAGATAACGCAGCAGAAGCAGCAAATCCATTTGGAGAAGCACTTGGTATTGCAGGAGTTCCGATTACGGGTCTGATAGTTGGAATACTCGGCACAGGAGTAGCATTTGGAGTACTAATGTATGTAAGTCGGTGGAGGTACAACAAGATCAGCGCAGACGGAAATATAAGTGGAATACACGTCGCGTACTTGGTGGCGATTGGGCTTGGGCTTCATAGCATCGGGGAAGGATTAGCAATCGGCACTGCATTCATCCAAGGAGAGGAACGACTGGTAATGCTATTAGTGATTGCATTTCTACTTGACAACATTACTGAAGGACCGACGATCGTAGCAGCAGTAGCAAGTGATACAGAACAGCCCCCGCTGTCAAAATTTCTGCTTATGGGCGCAATAGCTGGCGGACCAGTAATTATTGGCGGTTGGATTGGTGGTTTTGCTGAATCCGCTCTGCTGGCCGCACTGTTCTTTGGGCTTGGGCTCGGAGCAATCATACAAGTAATCTACGAGGTGCTCAAATTTATTGGCGTGCAGAAAGGGTCATCAGTCCGAGCAGCCATCACACAGATGAACATTATTGCATTTGTTGTAGGATTTCTCATAATGGTCGTTATTGATGAAATTATCATCGATATGTTCTTGCTTTGA
- a CDS encoding GTPase: MIFEDLPPTPTGDELIDKAFSRAARAGRAKSGAEAQLSMLQTAANIISDNLGNVVDGWPDFNRMDPFYYELADALVDVDELRQNLSDLSWASRKAAEIRDSYQSKVHGELEIAKKHRKQAFARLADVVESVDDALQAVQSAATTLKDLPEIDPDDPTIVVAGYPNVGKSSFVNSVTRAQNETATYPFTTTRINIGHFTQDRIRYQLVDTPGVLDRPPEDRNEIESQAMSALEHVADCVLVLIDPSEQCGYPLEKQLSLRDEIKGQFDVPVLTIGNKKDVATNDESDYEMSVTEGDGVDDVLNAAIEVINYQPTLPYES; encoded by the coding sequence ATGATTTTTGAGGACCTCCCGCCAACACCAACTGGCGACGAGCTTATCGACAAGGCGTTTTCACGCGCAGCACGGGCAGGGAGGGCAAAATCGGGAGCAGAGGCGCAACTATCGATGTTGCAGACGGCAGCGAACATAATCTCAGATAACCTGGGGAATGTGGTTGATGGATGGCCTGATTTCAACCGTATGGATCCCTTTTACTATGAGTTAGCAGACGCGCTTGTTGACGTTGATGAGTTGCGACAGAATTTGAGTGATTTATCTTGGGCGTCGAGGAAAGCAGCGGAAATTCGTGATTCATATCAAAGCAAAGTCCACGGAGAATTAGAGATTGCTAAAAAACATCGAAAACAGGCGTTTGCCCGACTTGCAGATGTTGTTGAATCAGTCGATGATGCGTTACAAGCAGTACAAAGTGCTGCCACAACGCTAAAAGACCTCCCAGAAATCGATCCCGATGACCCGACTATCGTTGTTGCTGGATATCCAAATGTTGGGAAATCCTCGTTTGTGAATTCAGTTACGCGTGCACAGAACGAAACAGCAACATATCCATTTACAACAACACGGATTAATATTGGACACTTTACACAAGATCGGATTCGATACCAGCTGGTTGACACACCAGGTGTGCTTGATCGCCCTCCAGAAGATCGCAATGAAATTGAGTCACAGGCGATGAGCGCACTTGAGCACGTTGCAGATTGTGTGTTAGTACTGATCGATCCAAGCGAACAATGTGGATATCCATTAGAAAAACAACTATCACTTCGAGACGAAATCAAAGGCCAATTCGATGTGCCTGTGTTAACGATTGGGAATAAGAAAGACGTTGCCACTAATGATGAATCGGATTACGAGATGAGTGTGACAGAAGGTGATGGTGTCGATGACGTGCTGAATGCAGCGATCGAGGTAATTAATTATCAGCCAACGCTGCCATACGAGTCGTAG
- a CDS encoding DUF5793 family protein, with translation MRRDYFSLQVRNVAWADNEGDPKRPTLIIDFEGPTDPLYDRLTDSEDELLDADEVDVAYRLQDPVDFSDARGVVGVTHRLTGDFIFELNESVENVFKFIRAARKYEELSTDNECQYAIELQTDGEHVATFQKQTLLVYNEEGELLREHSLIPSGVEL, from the coding sequence ATGAGGCGAGATTATTTCAGTCTCCAAGTGAGAAACGTTGCGTGGGCAGACAATGAGGGTGATCCAAAGCGTCCGACTCTCATCATTGACTTCGAAGGCCCAACTGATCCGCTTTACGACAGATTGACCGATTCCGAAGATGAGCTACTTGATGCCGATGAGGTTGATGTTGCATATCGACTGCAGGATCCAGTCGATTTCAGCGATGCACGGGGAGTTGTTGGTGTAACTCATCGGCTTACTGGTGACTTCATCTTTGAACTAAATGAGAGCGTAGAGAACGTGTTTAAATTCATCCGCGCCGCTCGCAAGTATGAAGAACTCTCTACGGACAACGAATGTCAGTACGCAATTGAACTTCAGACCGACGGGGAGCACGTAGCAACATTCCAAAAACAGACTCTGCTTGTATATAATGAGGAAGGTGAACTTCTTCGCGAACACAGTCTTATCCCGAGTGGTGTTGAACTCTAA